AATCATTGCGTGAGGTGCATGGGTGAGTCTAGCAGCCTGTTCGAGGCGAAGTGGCCTTTCATTGATCCAATGATTGACTGATTCAATCGATCAGCATGCAGTCTCCGTAGGAGTAAAAGCGATAGCGCTCTTTGACCGCATGCTCATACGCCGCCAGCACATTCTCCCGTCCGGCAAAAGCGCAGACCAGCATGAGCAGCGTCGAGCGCGGCAGGTGGAAGTTCGTGAGCAGCGCGTCCACCACGCGGAACTCGAAGCCGGGGTAGATAAAGATGTCCGTCTCACCGGAGCCGGGGAGGATCCTGCCTTCCGGGTGGGCACGGACACAGTGTTCGAGGGTGCGCACCGCCGTGGTGCCCACGGCCACGATGCGGGGTCCTTCCTGGCGCGCCTTCTGGATGGTTGCAGCCGCAGCCTGGGAAACAGAGTAAGACTCGCTGTGCAAGCGGTGCTTCTCAACCATCTCCGTGTGCACCGGCTGGAACGTGCCCAATCCGACGTGCAGCGTGATTTCCGCGGTTTCGATACCGCGTTCGCGCAGGCGCTCCAATATTTCTGGGGTGAAATGCAGGCCGGCCGTAGGCGCTGCTACCGAACCCCGCTCCCGGGCAAAAACCGTCTGATAACGCTCCCGGTCAGCGGCCACATCGGGGCGATCAATGTACGGGGGCAAGGGCACGTGGCCCATACGCTCGACCAGGGCGAAGAAATCCACAACCGGGGAAAACCGCAGGCGCCGCTCACCGTATTCGCCGCGAGCTACGACTTCTGCCTGTAATTCATCCTGCTCGCCGAAGAACAGCCGCTCCCCTACGCCGATCTTGCGCCCGGGATGCACCAAGGCTTCCCATTCCATCGCTCGCGAATCGAGCTGGCGCGTGAGCAGGACTTCCACGCGGCCACGCAGAAAATCCT
This portion of the Terriglobales bacterium genome encodes:
- the queA gene encoding tRNA preQ1(34) S-adenosylmethionine ribosyltransferase-isomerase QueA, which translates into the protein MRVADFDYHLPQELIAQEPLPDRAASRLLRLDRASGRFEDRRFSELPDLLRSGDLLVLNNSRVFPARLYGRRGGARAQPVSPQNPAAKDFLRGRVEVLLTRQLDSRAMEWEALVHPGRKIGVGERLFFGEQDELQAEVVARGEYGERRLRFSPVVDFFALVERMGHVPLPPYIDRPDVAADRERYQTVFARERGSVAAPTAGLHFTPEILERLRERGIETAEITLHVGLGTFQPVHTEMVEKHRLHSESYSVSQAAAATIQKARQEGPRIVAVGTTAVRTLEHCVRAHPEGRILPGSGETDIFIYPGFEFRVVDALLTNFHLPRSTLLMLVCAFAGRENVLAAYEHAVKERYRFYSYGDCMLID